In Ruminococcaceae bacterium BL-6, a genomic segment contains:
- a CDS encoding Putative pre-16S rRNA nuclease (Evidence 3 : Putative function from multiple computational evidences), translated as MRILSVDLGGARTGLAVCDESETLASPAGVIFERDRGRLVRQVADRAAERGAELIVVGLPRNMDGSEGESAGNARAFGEELSRRSGLPVVFGDERGTTVTAHNYLNLTDTRGKKRKAVVDAVAATIILQDYLDYRRNTKKTAPPGNPAGPAPSK; from the coding sequence GTGAGAATCCTTTCCGTGGATTTGGGCGGGGCGCGCACCGGGCTTGCGGTGTGCGACGAAAGCGAGACGCTGGCCTCCCCGGCGGGCGTGATTTTCGAGCGCGACCGCGGGCGGCTGGTGCGGCAGGTCGCCGACCGGGCGGCCGAGCGCGGGGCGGAGCTGATCGTGGTCGGCCTTCCCCGCAATATGGATGGCAGCGAGGGCGAAAGCGCCGGGAACGCCCGCGCGTTTGGGGAAGAGCTTTCCCGAAGGAGCGGCCTGCCGGTGGTGTTCGGCGACGAGCGCGGCACGACCGTCACCGCCCACAATTACCTGAACCTGACGGATACGCGCGGGAAAAAGCGCAAGGCCGTCGTGGATGCCGTCGCGGCGACGATCATCCTCCAGGATTATCTGGATTACCGCAGAAACACGAAAAAAACGGCCCCGCCCGGAAATCCGGCGGGACCCGCGCCGTCAAAATAA
- a CDS encoding Histidine phosphatase family protein, producing MTRVILIRHCEAEGNRKRIFQGHTDAPISENGKVQLDLLSVRLRNTKIDVLYSSPLVRAYETAKAINRYHHLPILTDRGLMELNGGDWEGIPWADLPARYPEESKIWNETPYRFSPKNGESMQELYDRIWNTILKIVKANPGKTIAATSHGCAIRNFLCRAAGGPIEKLNEMDWCDNTAVSIVDFDDGLRPHIRLMNDASHLTGESSTFAKQTWWKPENRGGCQME from the coding sequence ATGACACGCGTCATTTTGATCCGCCACTGCGAGGCGGAAGGCAACAGAAAACGGATTTTTCAGGGGCATACGGATGCCCCGATCAGCGAGAACGGGAAAGTGCAGCTCGACCTGCTGAGCGTGCGGCTGCGCAACACGAAGATCGACGTGCTCTATTCGAGCCCGCTCGTGCGCGCCTATGAAACGGCAAAGGCGATCAACCGCTACCATCACCTTCCCATCCTCACCGACCGGGGCCTGATGGAGCTTAACGGCGGCGACTGGGAAGGGATCCCGTGGGCCGATCTCCCGGCCCGGTACCCGGAAGAATCGAAAATCTGGAACGAGACCCCCTACCGCTTTTCGCCGAAGAACGGTGAAAGCATGCAGGAGCTTTACGACAGGATCTGGAATACGATTCTGAAAATCGTAAAGGCAAATCCCGGGAAAACGATTGCGGCGACCTCACACGGCTGCGCCATCCGGAACTTTCTGTGCCGCGCGGCGGGCGGCCCGATCGAGAAGCTCAACGAGATGGACTGGTGCGACAACACCGCGGTCAGCATCGTGGATTTCGACGACGGGCTGCGCCCGCACATCCGCCTGATGAACGACGCTTCCCACCTGACGGGGGAAAGCTCCACATTTGCAAAGCAGACCTGGTGGAAGCCGGAAAACCGCGGCGGCTGCCAGATGGAATAA
- the pyrD gene encoding dihydroorotate dehydrogenase (catalytic subunit) (Evidence 2a : Function from experimental evidences in other organisms; PubMedId : 4380263, 10545205; Product type e : enzyme) — protein MADLHVTIAGVPFENPLIAASGTFGFGREYGEFFPLSVLGGVSCKGLTLRERMGNPPPRVAETPGGMLNSVGLQNPGIDRFIREDLPWLSGQGTRVIANIAGSTPEEYCEMAEKLSGTAVDMIELNISCPNVKEGGVQFGTSCGSVEAITSAVRRFCKKPLMVKLSPNVADIGEIAAAAESAGADALSMINTLTGMRIDVRTRRPVLRNNTGGLSGPALLPVAVRMVWQAAARVKIPIVGAGGVSCWKDAAELLLAGASAVQIGTVFFSDPEAPLGILKGLNEYLDQNGISSVGELTGGVMPW, from the coding sequence ATGGCGGACTTGCATGTGACCATCGCGGGGGTCCCGTTCGAAAACCCGCTGATCGCGGCCTCCGGCACCTTTGGGTTCGGCCGCGAATACGGGGAGTTTTTCCCGCTGTCCGTTTTGGGCGGCGTCTCCTGCAAGGGGCTTACCCTGCGGGAGCGGATGGGGAATCCCCCGCCGCGCGTCGCGGAAACGCCGGGCGGGATGCTCAATTCGGTGGGGCTTCAGAACCCCGGCATCGACCGTTTTATCCGGGAGGACCTTCCGTGGCTTTCCGGGCAGGGCACCCGCGTCATCGCGAACATCGCGGGCAGCACGCCCGAAGAATACTGCGAAATGGCGGAAAAGCTTTCCGGCACCGCCGTGGACATGATCGAGCTGAACATTTCCTGCCCCAACGTCAAAGAGGGCGGCGTGCAGTTCGGGACATCCTGCGGCAGCGTCGAAGCGATCACGTCGGCGGTGCGGCGCTTCTGCAAAAAGCCGCTGATGGTGAAGCTTTCCCCGAACGTCGCGGACATCGGGGAAATCGCCGCCGCCGCGGAAAGCGCCGGAGCGGACGCGCTTTCGATGATCAACACGCTGACCGGTATGCGCATCGACGTCAGAACCCGCCGTCCCGTGCTGCGAAACAATACCGGCGGCCTTTCCGGCCCGGCGCTTCTGCCCGTCGCGGTGCGCATGGTGTGGCAGGCGGCGGCCCGGGTCAAAATCCCCATCGTCGGCGCGGGCGGCGTCTCCTGCTGGAAGGATGCCGCCGAGCTGCTGCTGGCGGGGGCTTCGGCCGTTCAGATCGGGACGGTGTTCTTTTCCGATCCGGAGGCGCCGCTCGGAATCTTGAAAGGGCTGAACGAATATCTGGATCAGAACGGCATTTCATCCGTCGGGGAACTGACGGGCGGCGTAATGCCCTGGTAG
- the pyrK gene encoding Dihydroorotate dehydrogenase B (NAD(+)), electron transfer subunit has protein sequence MGDAMKYYRESCEILYKREPAKGIFDLIVDAEKFAGEVRPGQFVHVLVPGKTLRRPISVCDFDAETGIIRLVVQIRGEGTEILSKKRIGDTLDLIAPLGRGFDLGDTGRKALFVGGGIGTPPLLAAAKPFGENATVLLGFRNQDSIILARDFALAGCRVFVATDDGSMGYHGPVTDLMKPEDGQIVFACGPAPMLKKVGRFAEETGIPCQISLEQRMACGVGACLGCSFRIRKDGRESYARVCSDGPVFDSREVVWEEER, from the coding sequence TTGGGTGACGCGATGAAATATTATAGGGAATCCTGCGAAATCCTTTATAAAAGGGAGCCGGCGAAAGGAATTTTCGACTTGATCGTGGACGCCGAAAAGTTTGCGGGGGAAGTGCGGCCGGGCCAGTTTGTCCATGTGCTGGTTCCGGGGAAAACGCTGCGCCGGCCCATCTCGGTCTGCGACTTCGACGCCGAAACCGGGATCATCCGGCTGGTGGTTCAGATCCGGGGCGAGGGGACGGAAATCCTGTCGAAGAAAAGGATCGGCGACACGCTGGACCTGATCGCCCCGCTCGGCCGGGGCTTCGACCTCGGCGACACCGGGCGGAAGGCCCTGTTCGTCGGCGGCGGGATCGGGACGCCGCCCCTTCTGGCCGCGGCGAAGCCGTTCGGGGAAAACGCGACGGTGCTGCTCGGGTTCCGGAATCAGGACTCGATCATTCTGGCGCGCGATTTCGCGCTTGCCGGTTGCCGGGTGTTCGTCGCCACCGACGACGGGAGCATGGGCTATCACGGCCCCGTCACCGACCTGATGAAGCCGGAGGACGGGCAGATCGTGTTCGCCTGCGGACCCGCGCCGATGCTGAAAAAGGTCGGGCGGTTCGCCGAAGAAACGGGCATTCCGTGCCAAATCTCTTTGGAGCAGCGCATGGCCTGCGGCGTCGGCGCGTGCCTTGGGTGCTCCTTCCGGATCAGGAAGGACGGGCGGGAAAGCTACGCCCGGGTATGCAGCGACGGCCCGGTGTTCGACAGCCGGGAAGTCGTGTGGGAGGAGGAGCGGTAA
- the pyrF gene encoding Orotidine 5'-phosphate decarboxylase: MSLDRLIEGIIEKQNPTAAGLDPKLEYIPRYLRETAYEAHGRNLKGAAAAILSFNKGIIDALCGIVPAVKPQCAYYEMYGWPGMRALHDTIAYAHEKGLFVITDGKRNDIGTTMQAYAAAHLGSVEVEGERFVPFGGDALTVNGYLGSDGINPLLSLCEKEDRGIFVLTKTSNPSSGELQNQRLEGGNTVYYTMGLMCEEWGASLPGKHGYSGVGAVVGATYPEQLAELRSALPGTFFLVPGYGAQGGGADDVAPAFDQKGLGAVVNSSRAILCAWQKERCPETQYAAAAAREAVRMRDAILRKIGKIG; the protein is encoded by the coding sequence ATGTCACTGGACAGACTGATCGAAGGAATCATCGAAAAACAAAATCCCACAGCCGCCGGGCTGGATCCTAAGCTGGAATACATCCCGCGGTATCTGCGCGAGACGGCTTATGAAGCGCACGGCAGGAACCTGAAAGGGGCCGCGGCCGCGATTCTGTCGTTCAACAAGGGCATCATCGACGCGCTGTGCGGGATCGTTCCGGCGGTGAAGCCGCAGTGCGCCTATTACGAAATGTACGGCTGGCCTGGCATGAGGGCGCTCCACGACACCATCGCCTATGCGCACGAAAAAGGCCTTTTCGTGATTACGGACGGGAAGCGCAACGACATCGGCACCACCATGCAGGCCTACGCCGCCGCCCATCTGGGCAGCGTGGAAGTGGAGGGGGAACGCTTCGTCCCGTTCGGCGGAGACGCGCTCACCGTGAACGGCTATCTCGGCTCGGATGGAATCAATCCCCTGCTCTCCCTGTGCGAAAAAGAGGACCGGGGCATTTTCGTTTTAACCAAGACCTCGAACCCATCCTCGGGCGAACTGCAGAATCAGAGGCTGGAGGGCGGGAACACCGTCTATTACACGATGGGCCTGATGTGCGAGGAGTGGGGGGCTTCCCTGCCCGGAAAGCACGGATATTCCGGGGTCGGAGCCGTGGTGGGCGCCACCTATCCGGAACAGCTCGCCGAGCTGCGCAGCGCCCTGCCGGGGACGTTCTTCCTAGTGCCGGGCTACGGCGCGCAGGGCGGCGGGGCGGATGACGTAGCCCCGGCGTTCGATCAGAAGGGGCTGGGCGCCGTGGTGAATTCCTCGCGAGCGATCCTGTGCGCGTGGCAGAAAGAGCGCTGCCCCGAAACGCAGTACGCCGCGGCCGCGGCGCGCGAGGCCGTGCGGATGCGCGATGCGATTCTTCGGAAAATCGGAAAGATTGGGTGA
- the pyrC gene encoding dihydroorotase (Evidence 2a : Function from experimental evidences in other organisms; PubMedId : 7516791, 16522191, 21045288; Product type e : enzyme) — protein sequence MAEKLLIRGARILDPACGRDETGDILIVGGALEQAGGRISDGEARTIDGGGLVAAPGLVDMHVHLRDPGFCEKEDVFSGCRAAAAGGVTSLLAMPNTNPAADSPETVSGILKKAESADARVYAAAAITKGLKSEELCDLAALKKAGAAAFSDDGRPVTDTRLMARALRIAAGLHRRIVSHCEDLSFAGGLMNEGEISRELGVRGTPAAAEDCGTARDIALAESLGVPVHICHVSTAVSAGMIRDAKKRGARITAETAPHYFALTERALLTRNADFRMSPPLRTERDRLAIQEALADGTIDAVATDHAPHTPREKSNFLTAPNGVVGMETSLAAGITFLVENGVLSLVQLIAKMSPIPAAILGIPAGSLRPGGAADLVLFDPREKWVVDRERLHGKSRNTPFHGMTLTGRVKLTVCRGKIVYNTEKPEAFSCHWTD from the coding sequence ATGGCGGAGAAATTACTGATTCGGGGCGCGAGAATTCTCGACCCCGCCTGCGGACGGGATGAAACCGGAGACATCCTGATCGTCGGCGGAGCGCTGGAGCAGGCGGGCGGACGGATTTCCGACGGGGAGGCCCGAACGATCGACGGCGGCGGGCTGGTTGCCGCGCCGGGCCTTGTGGACATGCACGTCCACCTGCGCGACCCCGGGTTCTGCGAAAAAGAGGATGTCTTTTCGGGCTGCCGGGCCGCGGCGGCGGGCGGGGTTACGAGCCTGCTGGCAATGCCGAACACGAACCCCGCCGCGGACTCGCCGGAAACGGTCTCGGGCATCCTGAAAAAGGCGGAAAGCGCCGACGCCCGGGTCTATGCGGCGGCGGCCATCACGAAGGGCCTGAAAAGCGAAGAGCTGTGCGACCTTGCGGCGCTGAAAAAAGCGGGCGCCGCTGCGTTTTCCGATGACGGACGCCCCGTGACCGACACGCGCCTGATGGCGCGGGCGCTTCGCATTGCGGCCGGCCTGCACCGCAGGATCGTCTCCCACTGCGAGGACCTGTCCTTTGCGGGCGGCCTGATGAACGAGGGGGAGATCAGCCGGGAGCTCGGGGTGCGGGGAACCCCCGCCGCGGCCGAGGACTGCGGCACGGCGCGGGACATCGCGCTCGCGGAATCGCTCGGCGTCCCGGTTCACATCTGCCATGTCAGCACCGCGGTTTCCGCCGGGATGATCCGCGACGCGAAAAAGCGGGGCGCGAGGATCACGGCGGAAACGGCCCCCCACTATTTCGCGCTGACCGAACGCGCCCTGCTGACGCGGAACGCGGATTTCCGCATGAGTCCCCCGCTGCGCACGGAGCGCGACCGCCTCGCAATTCAGGAGGCCCTGGCTGACGGGACGATCGACGCCGTCGCGACCGACCACGCCCCGCACACGCCGCGGGAAAAATCCAACTTTCTCACCGCGCCGAACGGCGTCGTCGGCATGGAGACCTCGCTTGCCGCCGGGATCACCTTCCTGGTGGAAAACGGCGTTCTTTCTTTGGTGCAGCTGATCGCAAAAATGTCGCCGATCCCGGCGGCGATTCTGGGGATTCCGGCGGGAAGCCTGCGCCCGGGAGGAGCGGCCGACCTTGTGCTGTTCGACCCCAGGGAAAAATGGGTCGTGGACCGGGAGCGCCTGCACGGAAAGAGCCGGAACACGCCGTTCCACGGCATGACGCTGACCGGGCGGGTCAAACTGACCGTCTGCCGCGGGAAAATCGTTTACAATACTGAAAAACCGGAGGCGTTTTCATGTCACTGGACAGACTGA
- a CDS encoding YdcF family protein, translating into MKVLKGILALLFSAGFVWFLIPVFVRVVNIGNVLGMAVCAFLLLWLCAFPRLRALAQRRGRLRPFLFANRALAVLFLAGFAWAAVLTGLMAGAAFSAPKGTETAVVLGSQVRGTEPSLDLWARIDAAGEWLSKNPDAACVASGGQGEGELVSEASVIRDKLVERGIAPERIYIEDTSGSTAENLANTRKILEEHRLGSSVAIVTDEYHQFRAGLVAKGMGLSPSAVCARTPWHILSACYMRELLAITAQLVL; encoded by the coding sequence ATGAAAGTGCTGAAGGGGATTCTTGCCTTGCTTTTTTCGGCGGGGTTTGTCTGGTTTTTGATTCCGGTTTTCGTCAGGGTCGTCAATATCGGGAACGTTCTTGGGATGGCCGTGTGTGCGTTCCTCCTGCTCTGGCTCTGCGCTTTTCCCCGGCTGCGCGCCCTGGCGCAGCGGCGGGGGCGCCTTCGCCCGTTCCTTTTTGCAAACCGGGCGCTGGCCGTCCTGTTTCTCGCGGGGTTTGCGTGGGCTGCGGTTCTGACCGGCCTGATGGCGGGCGCCGCCTTTTCCGCGCCGAAGGGAACGGAGACGGCGGTCGTGCTGGGCAGCCAGGTGCGCGGGACGGAGCCGAGCCTCGACTTGTGGGCCCGCATCGACGCCGCCGGGGAGTGGCTCTCCAAAAACCCGGATGCCGCGTGCGTCGCGAGCGGCGGGCAGGGCGAAGGGGAACTTGTGAGCGAGGCTTCCGTCATCCGGGACAAGCTGGTCGAAAGGGGGATCGCCCCGGAACGCATCTATATCGAGGATACCTCCGGAAGCACGGCGGAAAACCTGGCGAATACAAGGAAAATCCTGGAAGAGCACCGTCTGGGAAGCTCCGTCGCGATCGTCACCGACGAGTACCACCAGTTCCGGGCGGGGCTGGTTGCCAAAGGGATGGGCCTTTCCCCGTCGGCGGTGTGCGCCAGGACGCCGTGGCACATTCTTTCCGCGTGCTACATGCGCGAGCTGCTGGCTATTACGGCGCAGCTGGTTCTTTGA
- the serC gene encoding Phosphoserine aminotransferase, producing MKRVYNFSAGPSMLPEAVLRRAADEMLDYQGSGQSVMEMSHRSKTFEGIIASAEKLLREVMKIPDNYKVLFLQGGGWSQFAMVPMNLMTKSNKADFVITGQWAAKAQQEASRYGTANIVASSKDKTFTYIPKLDPSTFSPDADYFYICLNNTIYGTKYHTLPETGSVPLVADVSSCILSEPIDVGKFGLVFAGAQKNMGPAGLTVVIVREDLIGRAMEITPTMFNYKTHADHGSLFNTPPCYSIYVCGLVLDWLKNEIGGLENMKAINEKKAGMVYDFLDRSKLFRGTVVKEDRSLMNIPFVTGDKDLDAKFVSEAEEAGFVNLKGHRTVGGMRASVYNGMPVEGVEKLVEFMKDFEKRNR from the coding sequence ATGAAACGCGTTTACAACTTCTCTGCGGGTCCTTCGATGCTGCCCGAAGCGGTTCTGCGCCGCGCGGCGGACGAAATGTTAGATTACCAGGGCAGCGGCCAGTCAGTGATGGAGATGTCCCATCGATCTAAAACTTTCGAAGGAATCATCGCCTCCGCGGAGAAGCTGCTTCGCGAAGTCATGAAGATTCCGGACAATTACAAAGTGCTGTTCCTTCAGGGCGGCGGCTGGTCGCAGTTCGCGATGGTTCCGATGAACCTGATGACAAAGAGCAACAAGGCCGACTTCGTCATCACCGGCCAGTGGGCCGCCAAGGCGCAGCAGGAGGCCTCCCGCTACGGCACGGCCAACATCGTCGCCTCCTCGAAGGACAAAACCTTCACCTATATTCCAAAGCTCGATCCCTCCACGTTCTCGCCCGATGCGGATTATTTCTACATCTGCCTGAATAACACGATCTACGGCACCAAATACCACACGCTTCCGGAAACCGGCAGCGTGCCGCTGGTGGCGGATGTTTCCTCGTGCATTCTGAGCGAGCCGATCGACGTCGGCAAATTCGGGCTGGTGTTCGCGGGCGCGCAGAAAAATATGGGCCCCGCGGGCCTTACCGTGGTGATCGTGCGCGAAGACCTGATCGGCCGCGCGATGGAGATCACCCCGACAATGTTCAATTACAAGACCCATGCCGACCACGGCTCCCTGTTCAACACGCCGCCGTGCTATTCCATTTATGTGTGCGGCCTCGTTCTGGATTGGCTGAAAAACGAGATCGGCGGGCTGGAAAACATGAAGGCCATCAACGAGAAAAAAGCGGGCATGGTCTATGATTTTCTGGACCGGTCCAAACTGTTTCGCGGAACGGTCGTGAAAGAGGACCGTTCGCTGATGAACATCCCGTTCGTGACCGGCGACAAGGATCTGGATGCCAAATTCGTCAGTGAGGCGGAAGAAGCCGGGTTTGTCAACCTGAAAGGCCACCGCACGGTGGGCGGAATGCGCGCCTCCGTTTACAACGGCATGCCGGTGGAAGGCGTGGAAAAGCTGGTCGAATTCATGAAAGATTTTGAAAAAAGGAACCGCTGA
- a CDS encoding D-3-phosphoglycerate dehydrogenase: MYRIKTLNKISAVGTSRFGSGYVCGDAEDPHGILVRSASLHEMEFPKSLLAIARAGAGVNNIPIDRCSENGIVVFNTPGANANAVKELVIAALFLTSRKIVPAMEWAKTLKGSGAEVGKLVEKGKSNFAGPEIRGKRLGVIGLGAIGILVANAANALGMEVYGYDPYLSVDAAWGLSRSVRHARTLDEIFANSDYLTIHVPLNPDTKNLIDSEAIQKMNDGVRVLNFARGGLVNTEAVLAGLKNGKISVYATDFPSDDLLGVDGVLAVPHLGASTPESEDNCARMAADELKDYLENGNIRNSVNMPSVSMPRDHSVRVCVLHRNIPNTISLLSGALAQTGINIENMQSKSRKDYAYAILDVTGEPDAKTMETLEQRSEIIKIRVIR, translated from the coding sequence ATGTATCGCATCAAAACATTGAATAAAATTTCCGCTGTGGGCACATCCCGCTTTGGCAGCGGATATGTCTGCGGCGACGCGGAAGACCCGCACGGGATCCTCGTCCGCTCCGCTTCCCTGCACGAAATGGAGTTTCCCAAGTCCCTTCTGGCCATCGCGCGGGCGGGCGCGGGCGTCAACAACATTCCGATCGACCGGTGCAGCGAAAACGGCATCGTGGTGTTCAACACCCCGGGCGCGAACGCGAACGCCGTAAAGGAGCTGGTCATCGCCGCCCTGTTCCTGACTTCCCGCAAAATCGTGCCGGCCATGGAATGGGCCAAAACCTTGAAGGGCAGCGGCGCGGAAGTAGGAAAACTGGTGGAAAAGGGAAAATCCAATTTCGCCGGGCCCGAGATCCGCGGAAAACGCCTTGGCGTCATCGGCCTCGGCGCGATTGGGATCCTGGTGGCCAACGCGGCCAACGCCCTCGGGATGGAGGTCTACGGCTACGACCCCTACCTTTCCGTCGACGCGGCATGGGGCCTCTCCCGCTCCGTCAGACATGCGCGCACGCTGGATGAGATTTTTGCGAACAGCGATTATCTGACGATCCATGTGCCGCTGAACCCGGACACCAAGAACCTCATCGATTCCGAAGCGATCCAAAAAATGAACGACGGGGTCAGGGTTCTGAACTTCGCCCGCGGCGGGCTGGTGAATACCGAGGCCGTGCTTGCCGGGCTGAAAAACGGAAAAATCAGCGTTTACGCCACTGATTTCCCATCCGATGACCTGCTCGGCGTGGATGGCGTGCTCGCCGTTCCGCATCTGGGCGCTTCCACCCCGGAATCGGAGGACAACTGCGCCCGCATGGCCGCCGACGAGCTGAAGGATTACCTGGAAAACGGCAATATCCGCAATTCCGTCAACATGCCGTCCGTTTCCATGCCCCGCGACCATTCCGTGCGCGTGTGCGTCCTTCACCGCAACATCCCGAACACCATCAGCCTTCTTTCCGGCGCGCTGGCGCAGACCGGCATCAACATCGAGAACATGCAGAGCAAATCCAGAAAGGATTATGCCTATGCGATCCTGGATGTCACCGGCGAGCCGGATGCCAAAACGATGGAAACGCTGGAACAGCGCAGCGAGATCATCAAGATCCGAGTGATCCGGTAA
- a CDS encoding protein of unknown function (Evidence 5 : Unknown function), producing MSVFSDRLKQLRLEKGENQSDVAAILGVSVQSYSAYEGSREPKYDLLCKIAEHYDVTTDYLLGVSDAKKPDTADVMEVTGLSEKAIEFLKRRFHNDKQNSITLTVNTLLENKKALYSIAHYLYYVLDEEANKRQTGLDHVVPYYQKYKYLDPGRGWGDDDDIAPADADVDVTALSLADYKNMNLLKVFELLRELYDQESKVNHFEK from the coding sequence GTGTCTGTATTTTCGGACAGGTTAAAACAACTGCGCCTGGAGAAAGGCGAAAATCAGAGCGATGTTGCGGCGATTCTTGGTGTATCGGTGCAAAGTTATTCCGCGTATGAAGGTTCTCGCGAGCCGAAATATGACCTTCTCTGTAAGATCGCGGAGCATTACGACGTGACGACGGATTATCTGCTCGGTGTGTCGGATGCGAAAAAGCCGGACACCGCCGACGTAATGGAGGTGACCGGACTTTCGGAAAAAGCCATCGAATTTCTAAAAAGGCGTTTTCATAATGACAAGCAAAACTCTATCACGCTTACGGTAAATACGCTGTTAGAAAATAAGAAAGCCTTGTATTCAATTGCGCACTATCTATACTATGTGCTGGACGAAGAGGCAAACAAGCGTCAAACCGGCCTTGACCACGTCGTGCCCTATTACCAGAAATATAAATACCTTGATCCTGGGCGCGGCTGGGGGGATGATGATGATATTGCCCCGGCTGATGCAGATGTTGACGTAACAGCGTTGAGCCTTGCAGACTATAAAAATATGAATCTGTTGAAAGTCTTTGAGCTTCTGCGAGAGTTGTACGACCAGGAAAGCAAAGTAAACCATTTTGAGAAATAA
- a CDS encoding HTH_17 domain-containing protein, whose translation MEKLTLSIPEVAQVLGVSKPTAYALANSKGFPILHIGKRKVVPAQGLREWIQKNSTGVKQG comes from the coding sequence ATGGAAAAACTTACATTATCTATCCCGGAAGTTGCCCAGGTGTTGGGCGTCAGCAAGCCCACAGCCTACGCTTTGGCAAACTCCAAGGGATTCCCTATCTTACATATTGGTAAGCGCAAAGTAGTTCCAGCGCAGGGGCTGCGGGAATGGATTCAAAAAAACAGCACCGGCGTAAAACAGGGCTAA